Proteins encoded within one genomic window of Legionella sp. PC997:
- a CDS encoding heme A synthase, with protein MQNKLLRYVVSFAVLLSLFVVMLGAYTRLTDAGLGCPDWPGCYGQMVLPSATDKLQAAQTQYPQIPIESRKAWTEMVHRYAAGSLALLIFFIGFYVARKRLQGNNLSWHLPAALIILVFFQAALGMWTVTLKLLPVVVMGHLLGGMLIVACLSRFRLQISSIKGNDLSQWRPWLRIGLLIVFLQIALGGWVSSNYAGISCIGFPMCNGEWLPDLHFAEGFNLFSPVGANYQGGVLDHDVRVTIQFIHRLGAIITAVYILVLSLLILCRSSFNYLKTAAVVLSLLVLVQFTLGILNVIYLLPISVAVAHNGVAALLLATLFSTLHLTRKGQNDAR; from the coding sequence ATGCAGAATAAATTATTACGGTATGTAGTGTCATTTGCTGTGCTTTTGTCTTTATTCGTAGTTATGCTCGGGGCATATACGCGCTTGACTGATGCAGGCTTAGGTTGTCCGGATTGGCCTGGTTGTTATGGCCAGATGGTTCTTCCAAGTGCTACGGACAAATTGCAGGCTGCACAAACTCAATACCCACAAATTCCCATCGAATCTAGAAAGGCATGGACGGAAATGGTTCATCGTTATGCTGCTGGTTCTTTAGCTTTGTTAATTTTTTTTATAGGTTTTTATGTAGCACGCAAGCGTTTGCAGGGTAACAATTTGTCTTGGCATTTGCCCGCTGCACTAATTATCTTAGTTTTCTTTCAAGCTGCTTTGGGGATGTGGACAGTAACCTTGAAGTTGTTACCAGTAGTCGTTATGGGACACCTTTTAGGCGGTATGCTGATCGTTGCATGCTTAAGTCGTTTTCGATTACAAATTAGCTCAATAAAGGGAAATGATTTATCACAATGGCGTCCTTGGTTACGAATCGGGTTGCTTATTGTGTTCTTGCAAATCGCATTAGGCGGTTGGGTTAGTTCAAATTATGCTGGGATCTCATGTATTGGATTCCCTATGTGTAATGGTGAATGGTTACCTGATCTACATTTCGCAGAAGGATTTAATTTATTTTCGCCAGTGGGAGCTAATTATCAAGGAGGGGTACTCGATCATGATGTAAGAGTAACAATTCAATTTATCCACCGATTAGGGGCAATAATAACCGCAGTTTATATTCTGGTACTCTCGTTATTGATTCTATGCAGAAGCAGCTTTAATTATCTTAAAACCGCAGCTGTAGTGTTGTCTTTATTAGTATTGGTTCAATTTACTTTAGGAATTTTAAATGTAATTTATTTACTGCCAATTAGTGTTGCTGTAGCCCATAATGGGGTTGCTGCACTATTACTGGCAACCTTATTTAGTACGCTGCATTTAACGCGTAAGGGGCAAAATGATGCACGCTGA
- a CDS encoding HupE/UreJ family protein produces MLKIKCSSWCTIFGIFLVFCVPSLAFAHHAEFMRSEPFVQGLSMPIHGVDHMLFTLAVGLIAAQIGGRALWSIPLIFAVAMVLGGILNLSGVSIPLLEYGILASLIVCAGLLSLRPSVSLLLTIGLVALFTIFQGNEMMTSGGVGVYNLPLFILGTLFSSLLLLGVGVGVGLLISHRNAYLFRYVGVAMLVAAVVISVYPDINNAIIHMLEA; encoded by the coding sequence ATGTTAAAAATTAAATGCAGTTCATGGTGCACAATTTTTGGCATCTTTTTGGTTTTTTGTGTTCCATCGTTAGCGTTTGCACATCATGCTGAATTTATGAGAAGTGAACCTTTTGTCCAAGGTTTGAGCATGCCCATTCATGGGGTAGACCACATGTTATTTACGTTGGCAGTGGGACTAATTGCGGCACAAATTGGTGGACGAGCTTTGTGGAGCATTCCTTTGATATTTGCTGTTGCTATGGTATTAGGTGGCATATTAAACCTTTCTGGAGTGTCTATACCTTTGTTAGAGTATGGTATCCTGGCATCTCTTATTGTGTGTGCGGGGTTGCTTTCTTTGCGTCCGAGCGTCTCACTACTTCTAACCATAGGTTTAGTTGCTCTGTTTACTATATTCCAAGGTAATGAAATGATGACTTCAGGTGGGGTGGGTGTATATAATTTGCCCTTATTTATTCTAGGCACATTATTTTCCTCTCTTCTATTGTTAGGCGTTGGAGTTGGTGTGGGTTTATTAATTTCCCACAGGAACGCTTATCTATTTCGTTATGTAGGAGTAGCTATGTTAGTAGCTGCTGTTGTAATTAGTGTATATCCTGACATTAATAATGCGATAATTCACATGCTTGAAGCTTAA
- the pgl gene encoding 6-phosphogluconolactonase — protein sequence MQLRSFSEASILTEDLVEQIKGILRYAVEQRGHAYLVVSGGKTPIDLFKALSKTDLPWDKITITLTDERCVPAHDSDRNDRLVRNFLLQHQAAKAHFLSLYNEDCTLEQTQQIIASLPTFDAVILGMGEDGHVASLFPCSDELGMGLDDNAAAVLRISPKTAPHQRISLSKKRLLNSRVIFLHLLGQKKLTVLHQAMAEHDSMVMPVSAFLNNFDANVQVLYAP from the coding sequence ATGCAGTTACGTAGTTTTAGTGAAGCTTCTATCTTAACAGAGGATTTGGTCGAGCAGATAAAAGGTATTCTTAGATATGCAGTGGAGCAACGTGGCCACGCTTATTTAGTGGTCTCGGGTGGAAAAACTCCTATTGATTTATTTAAAGCTTTGTCTAAAACCGATCTCCCATGGGATAAAATTACAATCACTTTGACCGATGAGCGTTGTGTGCCTGCTCATGATTCTGATCGAAATGACCGTTTAGTCCGAAATTTTTTACTGCAGCATCAGGCAGCTAAAGCTCATTTTTTGAGTTTATACAATGAAGATTGTACTTTAGAACAAACACAGCAAATAATTGCCTCTCTACCTACGTTTGATGCGGTGATTTTAGGGATGGGTGAGGATGGGCATGTCGCCTCTTTGTTTCCTTGCTCTGATGAACTGGGTATGGGGTTGGATGATAACGCTGCAGCAGTGCTTCGAATTAGCCCAAAGACTGCCCCTCATCAACGCATAAGTTTATCTAAAAAAAGATTATTAAATAGTCGCGTTATCTTTTTACATTTATTAGGTCAGAAGAAATTGACTGTATTGCATCAAGCAATGGCAGAGCATGATTCTATGGTAATGCCAGTGAGTGCTTTTTTAAATAACTTTGATGCAAATGTTCAGGTGCTATACGCACCTTAA
- a CDS encoding SURF1 family protein, with the protein MPSLTCFKFRFTPSWPMSILAILVFSLFVRLGFWQIHRADEKTKMIVAQKNQEKQNPVPWAVKKELPVQYERLSLKGHYLPQIFLLDNQHYKHQFGYDVLSPFRLSDGSIIVIDRGWVHGELTRRILPNIQIPKGIIELQGTVYFPSKNQWVLGPAIEEKGNNTIILERVDDQLISQVLQKSVAPFIIRLDKQDTNGFVREWETVSMPPQRHLAYALQWFAMALVILIIFVALNLKKKNEKTSQ; encoded by the coding sequence ATGCCTAGTTTAACCTGTTTTAAATTTCGTTTCACCCCAAGCTGGCCGATGTCAATTCTGGCAATCCTAGTTTTTTCTTTATTCGTTCGCCTTGGGTTCTGGCAAATCCATCGTGCAGATGAAAAAACAAAAATGATTGTGGCACAAAAAAACCAAGAGAAGCAAAACCCAGTTCCTTGGGCGGTAAAGAAAGAACTGCCAGTGCAATATGAACGACTCTCCTTAAAAGGTCATTATCTGCCGCAAATATTTTTATTGGATAATCAACATTACAAACATCAATTTGGTTACGATGTTTTATCTCCCTTCCGATTGTCCGATGGATCTATAATTGTAATTGATCGCGGATGGGTTCATGGTGAACTGACACGGCGAATTCTTCCAAACATCCAAATCCCCAAAGGAATAATCGAATTACAAGGAACAGTCTATTTTCCCAGTAAAAATCAATGGGTTTTAGGGCCGGCTATAGAAGAAAAAGGGAATAATACGATCATTTTGGAGCGTGTAGATGATCAATTGATCAGCCAAGTTTTGCAAAAATCAGTCGCTCCGTTTATTATTCGCCTCGACAAGCAAGACACAAATGGATTTGTGCGTGAATGGGAAACGGTATCCATGCCTCCGCAGCGGCATTTAGCTTATGCTTTGCAGTGGTTTGCTATGGCATTGGTAATACTAATTATATTTGTAGCCTTAAATCTGAAGAAAAAAAATGAAAAAACAAGCCAGTAA
- a CDS encoding twin transmembrane helix small protein, with protein sequence MITKIIIISVMIIIAGALASGLIFLIRDPGNSKRTVKALTIRISISVGLFIFLLIAFKLGLIKPHGI encoded by the coding sequence ATGATCACTAAAATTATCATCATCTCTGTCATGATTATCATTGCTGGGGCTTTGGCAAGTGGTCTTATCTTCCTAATTCGAGACCCAGGAAACTCCAAACGTACCGTTAAAGCATTAACGATAAGAATAAGTATTTCAGTAGGTTTATTTATATTTTTATTAATTGCTTTTAAACTGGGTTTAATTAAGCCTCATGGCATTTGA
- the rimK gene encoding 30S ribosomal protein S6--L-glutamate ligase: MKIAILATNPHLYSHKRLKAEGEAAGHEIRIINPLYCYMNVAASCPKVHYRGGSPLPHFDAVIPRIGASNTYYGTAVLRHMETMGMYALNESLAIARSRDKFRSLQLLARKGIPMPLTSFAQSPDDTEDLVRMVGGAPLVIKLLEGTQGKGVILADSHQSAVSIINAFKEMHANILVQEFIEESRGVDIRCFVVGEKVIAAVKRQAKEGEFRANVHQGGKAVKVKLSPQERSIAVSAAKTMGLKVAGVDLIRSNHGPLVLEINSSPGLEGVEKATGINIAGKIFEYIEKHAKPISVNDRFHG, translated from the coding sequence ATGAAAATTGCAATATTGGCCACAAATCCACATTTGTACTCTCACAAGCGTCTGAAAGCAGAGGGAGAAGCTGCTGGCCATGAGATTAGAATTATTAATCCTTTATATTGTTACATGAATGTCGCCGCTTCCTGCCCTAAGGTTCATTATAGAGGAGGGTCACCCTTGCCTCATTTTGATGCAGTCATTCCAAGAATTGGTGCATCGAATACTTACTACGGTACAGCAGTTTTGCGTCATATGGAAACTATGGGTATGTATGCTTTAAATGAGTCCTTAGCCATAGCCCGCTCGCGTGATAAATTCCGCTCATTACAGTTATTAGCCCGCAAAGGAATCCCTATGCCCTTAACAAGCTTTGCCCAATCACCGGATGATACTGAAGACCTAGTTCGTATGGTTGGGGGTGCTCCCTTAGTTATTAAATTATTGGAAGGAACTCAGGGGAAAGGGGTTATTCTCGCAGATAGTCATCAATCAGCGGTGAGTATTATTAATGCTTTTAAAGAAATGCATGCCAACATTTTGGTACAAGAGTTTATTGAGGAGTCACGTGGCGTCGATATTCGCTGTTTTGTTGTCGGAGAAAAAGTAATTGCGGCGGTGAAACGACAAGCGAAAGAGGGGGAGTTCCGTGCCAATGTTCATCAAGGTGGAAAAGCGGTCAAAGTCAAGTTATCCCCACAAGAGCGTTCTATTGCAGTTAGTGCTGCTAAAACAATGGGATTAAAGGTTGCGGGTGTCGATTTAATTCGATCGAATCATGGACCTTTAGTCTTAGAAATTAATTCCTCCCCTGGTCTTGAAGGTGTGGAAAAAGCCACTGGAATTAATATAGCTGGCAAAATTTTTGAGTACATTGAGAAACATGCAAAACCGATCAGTGTGAATGATCGGTTCCATGGTTAA
- the edd gene encoding phosphogluconate dehydratase: MHPVVAQVTDRIRERSIRSRDLYLKHIEQLRIKGPHRSVLHCGNLAHGFAACAKQDKAKLRGMTNANIAIVSSYNDMLSAHQPYLNYPSLIKKAISAAGGVAQFATGVPAMCDGITQGQSGMELSLLSRDVIAMSTAIGLSHNMFDGGLMLGICDKIVPGLLMAALSFGHLPFIFIPAGPMPSGISNQEKARIRQLYAEGKVDKNALLEAEAASYHSAGTCTFYGTANSNQLIIETMGLQLPGSSFINPGTPLRDALTWAAAEQILSLTDLTNHYMPIGKLMDVKNIVNGIVALLASGGSTNHTMHLIAIAATAGYSINWDDFAQLSAVTPLIAKIYPNGYADINHFQRAGGMAYFIHTLLDAKLLHEDVHTVMGLGLQQYTQQPLLDNEQLLWAPGPSSSNDESVLTSAKTPFKSQGGLQVLSGNIGRAVIKTSGLAAGKSKIEAPAVVCSSQEEFAQMFQKGDLNKDCVVVLRFQGPKACGMPELHQLTPKLGVLMDKGFQVALVTDGRMSGASGKVPAAIHVTPEALDNEVLCRIETGDMILIDAEQGVLQLLVTDYELELRTKAVLTEMGSYLGMGRELFSSLRSQFTGAEQGACSLFQGKETCYE; the protein is encoded by the coding sequence ATGCACCCGGTTGTAGCTCAAGTTACGGACCGAATCCGTGAACGGAGTATACGTAGCAGAGATTTGTATTTAAAGCATATAGAACAATTACGTATTAAAGGCCCTCATCGCAGTGTGCTCCATTGCGGTAATTTAGCCCATGGTTTTGCTGCGTGTGCGAAACAGGATAAAGCCAAGCTGAGGGGGATGACTAACGCAAATATTGCTATTGTTTCGTCTTATAATGACATGCTTTCAGCGCATCAACCTTATCTGAATTATCCCTCGTTAATCAAAAAAGCTATTTCTGCTGCGGGTGGCGTAGCACAATTTGCCACAGGCGTTCCTGCAATGTGTGATGGAATTACCCAAGGACAAAGTGGCATGGAATTAAGCTTATTAAGCCGAGATGTAATTGCCATGTCAACAGCCATAGGTTTGTCTCATAATATGTTTGATGGCGGCCTTATGCTCGGTATTTGCGATAAAATTGTTCCGGGATTGCTGATGGCAGCTTTGAGCTTTGGTCATTTACCTTTCATTTTTATACCCGCAGGCCCTATGCCTTCAGGCATATCAAACCAAGAGAAAGCGCGTATTCGTCAATTGTATGCTGAAGGGAAAGTAGATAAAAATGCATTGCTTGAGGCAGAAGCGGCTTCATATCATTCTGCAGGCACCTGCACTTTTTATGGCACTGCTAACTCCAACCAACTGATTATTGAAACCATGGGATTGCAGCTTCCCGGTTCATCATTTATCAATCCGGGTACGCCTTTACGTGATGCACTAACCTGGGCTGCGGCAGAACAAATTCTTTCCTTAACGGATTTAACTAATCATTATATGCCCATAGGCAAATTGATGGATGTAAAAAATATTGTCAATGGCATTGTGGCATTATTGGCTTCTGGCGGTTCAACGAATCATACGATGCATTTAATTGCAATAGCGGCTACAGCAGGGTATTCGATTAATTGGGATGACTTTGCTCAATTGTCTGCCGTAACTCCTTTAATAGCCAAGATTTACCCGAATGGATATGCAGACATCAATCACTTCCAACGAGCGGGTGGTATGGCCTATTTTATCCATACCTTACTGGATGCAAAATTGCTCCATGAGGATGTTCATACAGTGATGGGTTTAGGTTTGCAGCAATATACCCAACAACCTTTATTAGATAATGAGCAATTGTTATGGGCTCCTGGCCCTTCTAGTTCAAATGATGAGAGTGTATTAACTTCTGCTAAAACTCCTTTTAAATCTCAAGGTGGCTTGCAAGTATTAAGTGGAAATATTGGACGGGCGGTAATTAAAACTTCAGGGCTTGCTGCTGGGAAAAGTAAAATTGAAGCGCCCGCAGTGGTATGTTCCAGTCAGGAGGAGTTTGCACAGATGTTCCAAAAAGGCGATTTAAATAAAGATTGCGTGGTAGTACTGCGCTTTCAGGGACCTAAAGCCTGTGGAATGCCCGAATTACATCAATTAACACCCAAACTGGGTGTGCTCATGGATAAAGGTTTTCAAGTTGCTTTAGTTACTGATGGCCGGATGTCTGGGGCTTCAGGTAAAGTTCCTGCTGCGATTCATGTCACACCGGAGGCATTAGATAATGAAGTACTTTGTCGAATTGAAACTGGAGATATGATTTTAATTGATGCCGAACAAGGGGTACTGCAATTATTAGTTACAGATTATGAGCTGGAATTAAGAACGAAAGCAGTTTTAACTGAAATGGGCTCTTATCTTGGCATGGGTAGAGAACTATTTAGCAGTTTAAGATCCCAATTCACCGGAGCTGAGCAGGGAGCATGTAGTTTGTTTCAGGGAAAAGAGACGTGTTATGAGTGA
- a CDS encoding phosphatase translates to MRIVLISFLFLCQCIHADTIKNYMSIADNIPQMEVKADPQAQAWARSARHVLTITCESIAETMIQANEVAKNQGNPIFCLPPGVQLSAFTLCELIQQTYKEISSQQSDKDSMTVSQVAWLGASKHYPCQQNTAAKNEMLHVSAALGQPSSQK, encoded by the coding sequence ATGCGTATTGTATTAATCAGTTTCCTATTTCTGTGTCAGTGCATCCATGCAGACACCATAAAAAATTACATGAGTATCGCTGATAATATTCCTCAGATGGAAGTTAAAGCAGATCCTCAAGCGCAAGCATGGGCTCGCTCTGCTCGCCATGTCTTAACAATAACGTGCGAAAGTATTGCAGAAACGATGATTCAAGCCAATGAAGTCGCAAAAAATCAAGGAAATCCTATTTTTTGCTTGCCACCAGGGGTACAGCTTAGTGCATTTACGCTTTGTGAATTGATTCAGCAGACATATAAAGAGATCTCAAGCCAGCAAAGTGATAAAGATTCCATGACCGTTTCTCAAGTAGCTTGGTTAGGAGCAAGTAAACACTATCCTTGTCAACAAAATACAGCGGCAAAAAATGAAATGCTTCATGTTTCCGCAGCGCTTGGACAACCCTCCTCACAAAAATAA
- the cyoE gene encoding heme o synthase, which produces MHAEHVVQSSSATWRDYLELCKPRVVLLMLLTVVVGMYLAAPGWVSMSLLILSLLGIGLCAGSAAAINHLVDKRIDAIMARTKKRPVASGQVSVKQALWFALIMGTLGLTILVIFVNQLTACLTFITLIGYAGIYTGYLKRATSQNIVIGGLAGAAPPLLGWTAVTNQLDPQALLLVLIIFIWTPPHFWALAIYRYEEYQHAQIPMLPVTHGIAFTKLSVYLYTILLLVVSVLPFVVGMSGLFYLIGALVLGARFLFWSHKLYRTDKPVVAMQTFRFSIVYLMLLFVFLLIDHYL; this is translated from the coding sequence ATGCACGCTGAGCATGTAGTTCAATCTTCGTCAGCTACTTGGCGTGATTACCTTGAGTTATGCAAACCTCGAGTTGTACTACTTATGTTATTGACGGTAGTTGTCGGAATGTATCTGGCCGCTCCTGGCTGGGTTAGTATGTCGCTGCTGATTCTTTCTCTGCTTGGTATTGGACTGTGTGCAGGAAGTGCGGCTGCAATTAATCATTTGGTAGATAAACGAATTGATGCCATTATGGCCAGAACCAAAAAAAGACCTGTAGCGAGTGGACAGGTTTCTGTAAAGCAAGCTTTATGGTTTGCTTTAATCATGGGTACTCTTGGGCTGACAATTTTGGTGATATTTGTAAATCAACTCACTGCGTGCCTTACGTTTATTACCCTCATAGGCTATGCTGGTATTTATACAGGTTACTTAAAAAGAGCCACCTCCCAAAACATAGTCATCGGTGGATTAGCTGGAGCTGCACCACCGTTGCTGGGTTGGACTGCTGTGACAAATCAATTGGATCCTCAAGCTTTATTGCTGGTATTAATTATTTTTATATGGACACCTCCACATTTTTGGGCTCTGGCTATTTATCGTTACGAAGAGTATCAGCATGCTCAAATTCCTATGTTACCCGTCACCCATGGGATTGCGTTTACTAAATTGAGTGTTTATTTATATACCATCTTATTGCTTGTAGTGAGTGTATTGCCTTTTGTTGTAGGGATGAGTGGCTTATTTTATTTAATAGGGGCTTTAGTGCTGGGTGCGCGATTTTTATTTTGGTCGCATAAATTATATCGTACCGATAAACCTGTTGTTGCAATGCAAACATTTAGATTTTCAATCGTGTATTTGATGTTATTGTTTGTTTTTTTATTGATCGATCATTATTTATAA
- the zwf gene encoding glucose-6-phosphate dehydrogenase, with protein sequence MIEEVAVKYPCDLIIFGALGDLSCRKLFPALYQLERANLLHANTRIIGCARDSFTLTDYTGLIKSKVQAFINEELDEQVWSRLIHKMTYCQIDLTQPEDYSRILDYVSPEERIAISYFAIPPTLYAQTCQGLSSIGLTKQPSRVVLEKPIGHDLPSSIVINNEVAHFFAEDQIYRIDHYLGKETVLNLLVLRFANAIFSSNWDHQAIDKVEISVAEEVGVEGRWSYYDKSGQVRDMLQNHLLQILALVAMEPPMSLSAECIRSEKLKVLKSLRPISPAHAQEHTVRAQYVGNVIKGQQIPGYLNEEGAHKTSTTETFVAIKAFIDNWRWSGVPFYLLTGKRLSKKQSEVVIYFKPQPYNVFKQLKQELSPNQLIIRLQPDEGVELRMMNKIPGLSETMQLRDSKLDLNFNHLFNSQRIADAYERLLLEVMLGHQYLFVSREEVEQAWKWIDEIGQAWERQETPLYTYPAGTWGPLEVIRLYNGKAHVWGEQNAVT encoded by the coding sequence ATGATCGAAGAAGTTGCTGTAAAATATCCTTGTGATTTAATTATATTTGGTGCTTTGGGGGATTTGTCATGTCGTAAGCTATTTCCCGCCTTGTATCAACTCGAACGCGCCAATTTGCTTCATGCCAATACCCGAATTATTGGATGCGCTCGGGATTCCTTCACATTAACTGACTATACCGGGTTAATAAAATCTAAAGTACAAGCTTTTATCAATGAAGAACTGGATGAACAGGTTTGGTCACGTCTCATTCATAAGATGACTTATTGCCAGATTGATCTCACACAACCCGAAGATTATTCGAGGATATTAGATTATGTAAGTCCCGAGGAGCGAATCGCAATCTCTTATTTTGCAATTCCGCCGACACTTTATGCTCAAACATGCCAAGGTCTGTCAAGTATTGGTTTAACCAAACAACCCTCACGAGTGGTTTTAGAAAAACCAATTGGTCATGATTTACCTTCATCCATAGTAATTAATAATGAGGTGGCCCATTTTTTTGCCGAAGATCAAATTTATCGAATTGATCATTATTTGGGTAAAGAAACAGTATTGAATCTCCTAGTACTTCGTTTTGCAAATGCGATATTTTCTTCAAATTGGGATCATCAAGCTATTGATAAAGTTGAAATTAGCGTAGCAGAAGAAGTAGGCGTAGAAGGACGATGGTCTTATTATGATAAATCGGGTCAAGTAAGGGATATGTTGCAAAATCATCTCTTACAAATCCTAGCTCTTGTGGCAATGGAACCACCAATGAGTCTCTCTGCTGAATGTATTCGTAGTGAAAAGTTAAAGGTATTAAAATCATTGCGACCTATTTCTCCTGCACATGCCCAGGAGCACACGGTGCGTGCGCAGTATGTAGGAAACGTGATTAAGGGCCAACAAATACCTGGGTATCTGAATGAAGAAGGCGCCCATAAAACTTCAACTACTGAAACTTTTGTTGCAATCAAAGCATTTATAGATAACTGGCGCTGGTCTGGTGTCCCTTTTTATTTATTAACCGGTAAGCGATTATCAAAAAAACAAAGTGAGGTAGTGATTTACTTCAAACCACAACCATATAATGTTTTTAAACAATTAAAACAGGAATTATCTCCTAATCAACTTATCATTCGTTTGCAACCCGATGAAGGAGTAGAATTACGAATGATGAATAAAATCCCTGGTCTTAGTGAAACTATGCAATTACGAGATAGTAAGCTGGACTTAAATTTTAATCATCTCTTTAACTCGCAAAGAATTGCCGATGCTTATGAACGCTTATTGTTGGAGGTGATGCTAGGCCATCAATATCTGTTTGTAAGTCGTGAAGAAGTAGAACAAGCTTGGAAATGGATTGATGAAATTGGGCAAGCATGGGAAAGGCAAGAGACCCCACTTTATACTTATCCTGCAGGAACTTGGGGGCCTTTAGAAGTAATTCGTTTATACAATGGTAAGGCGCATGTATGGGGGGAGCAAAATGCAGTTACGTAG
- a CDS encoding sensor domain-containing diguanylate cyclase, whose translation MIPPNKPENEAERLATLYKLHILDTEKEERFDRVTRIACKLFEVPISVISFLEAERQWMKSTQGFDIKEAKRRTSFCGHVILSDEIMVVEDATKDKRFYDNPFVLGKPNFRFYLGCPLKVKGYNVGVICLIDDKPRAKSEVDENVVHDLAEMVEMDLEQLQISITDELTGLSNRRGFLKLAGYLFEKCQRENQMFTLLFFDLDKFKLINDQFGHAEGDKVLKIFANALLQNFRYHDVIGRLGGDEFCIFCSGLNQNDVSAIIDRLKSVLKCAQSSNYKIEFSAGSIQYDANKHRTLEDMLDLADSKMYATKKSK comes from the coding sequence ATGATTCCTCCAAACAAGCCAGAAAATGAGGCGGAACGCTTAGCAACACTTTATAAATTACACATACTCGATACCGAGAAAGAGGAACGTTTCGATAGAGTAACGCGTATTGCATGCAAACTTTTTGAGGTCCCTATTTCGGTCATCTCATTTTTGGAAGCTGAGCGTCAATGGATGAAATCCACGCAAGGATTTGACATAAAAGAGGCCAAGAGAAGAACATCTTTTTGTGGCCATGTTATTCTTTCTGATGAAATTATGGTGGTCGAAGATGCAACCAAAGATAAGCGATTTTATGATAATCCGTTTGTTCTTGGAAAACCCAATTTCAGATTTTATTTAGGCTGTCCTTTAAAAGTCAAAGGCTATAATGTGGGGGTAATTTGTCTAATCGATGACAAACCTCGAGCAAAAAGCGAAGTTGATGAAAATGTGGTTCACGATCTTGCTGAAATGGTGGAAATGGATCTGGAGCAATTACAGATTTCCATAACTGATGAATTAACAGGTTTATCTAATCGGAGGGGATTTTTAAAATTAGCCGGCTACTTATTTGAGAAATGTCAACGTGAAAATCAAATGTTTACCCTATTATTTTTTGATTTAGATAAATTCAAATTAATAAATGATCAATTTGGACATGCGGAAGGTGACAAAGTGTTAAAAATTTTCGCGAATGCTCTTCTCCAAAATTTTCGGTATCATGATGTTATAGGACGTTTAGGCGGTGATGAATTTTGTATATTTTGTTCGGGATTGAACCAAAACGATGTATCTGCAATTATTGACCGCTTAAAAAGCGTTTTAAAATGTGCACAATCCTCTAATTATAAGATTGAATTCAGTGCGGGGAGCATACAATATGATGCCAATAAACATCGAACCCTGGAGGATATGCTTGATCTAGCTGATTCTAAAATGTATGCAACTAAAAAAAGTAAGTGA
- a CDS encoding SCO family protein: MSLKAKSVTFTVVVLLALAGLFSGIFVGQHVHFKKKIDVSSFHGTYLENPRQVNQFNLTGMDEKPFSNKSLKGKWTLMFFGFTNCGYVCPTTMAELSKMYRILEEKGVKNLPHVVMISIDPERDNQEKLGHYVTSFNPNFYGARGDEESIKLMTREMGIAYAKVIERGTNDVTNYDIQHSGALMLFNPHGELNAFFTTPHHADLLAQDYLLLVS, translated from the coding sequence ATGAGTTTAAAGGCTAAAAGTGTTACCTTTACTGTAGTTGTTTTGCTGGCTCTTGCAGGATTGTTTTCAGGAATTTTTGTAGGTCAGCATGTACATTTTAAGAAAAAAATAGATGTGTCTTCATTTCATGGTACTTACCTTGAAAATCCAAGACAAGTGAATCAGTTTAATTTAACAGGAATGGATGAAAAACCATTTAGCAATAAGAGCTTAAAAGGGAAATGGACTTTAATGTTTTTTGGTTTTACAAACTGTGGTTATGTTTGTCCCACTACTATGGCCGAATTATCCAAAATGTATCGCATTCTTGAAGAGAAGGGTGTAAAGAATTTGCCGCACGTCGTGATGATTTCAATTGATCCTGAGCGTGATAATCAAGAAAAACTAGGACATTATGTCACTTCATTCAATCCCAATTTTTATGGGGCCCGAGGAGATGAGGAATCCATTAAGTTAATGACTCGAGAAATGGGAATTGCTTATGCAAAAGTAATTGAAAGGGGAACTAATGATGTCACAAATTATGATATTCAGCATAGTGGTGCTTTGATGCTGTTCAATCCCCACGGAGAACTTAATGCATTTTTTACCACGCCGCATCATGCAGATTTATTAGCGCAGGATTATCTGTTGTTGGTTTCTTAA